The nucleotide window ACTATGGCAAAAGACAAAATTCCCCCACACAAAGTGGAAATGACAGAAGGCAAACGAGAAATAATCAAAGGCCTTCTGTCTGAGTATGACATCCAGTCTGCAGAAGACATCGAAGAAGCTCTCAAAGATCTTCTTGGCGGAACCATTAAAGAAATGATGGAAGCTGAAATGGACCATCATCTGGGTTACGAAAAATCAGAACGATCAGACAGTGACGATTATCGCAACGGCTACAAATCAAAAACTGTAAAATCTCGTTTCGGCAAGATGGAAATTGAAGTTCCTCAGGACCGCCGTTCTACTTTTGAACCTCAGGTTGTAAAAAAAGGTCAGAAAAACATAAACAACATTGATTCAAAAATAATCTCGATGTATGCAAAAGGGATGACCACCCGCCAGATTTCAGATACCATTCAGGACATTTACGGATTTGAAACTTCAGAAGGATTCATTTCGGATGTTACAGATAAGATCCTTCCTGAAATTGAAGAATGGCAGAACCGTCCGCTGGAAGAAATATATCCGGTGATTTACATTGATGCCATTCATTACTCAGTTCGTGACAACGGAGTTATTCGTAAGCTTGCAGCCTATGTGATTCTTGGACTTACCTGCGACGGCCATAAGGAAGTTCTTTCTCTGTCGGTTGGAGACAATGAAAGCTCAAAATACTGGCTTAACGTGCTTAATGAGCTGAAAAATCGCGGTGTAAAGGACATTATGGTCATCTGTGCCGATGGACTCACAGGAATCAAGGAAGCAATCAATGCTGCATTTCCTAAAACTGAATACCAGCGCTGTATCGTTCATCAGGTCAGAAACACTTTGAAGTATGTTGCCGACAAAGACCGCAAGCCTTTCGCTGCAGATCTTAAAACCATTTACCATGCCTCTGATGAAAAGGCTGGTGCAAAAGCCCGGGACAGGGTTACAGAAAAATGGTCTTCAAAATATCCTAATGCAATGAAAAGCTGGACTGTAAATTGGGATGTCATTACACCTATATTTAAATTTTCTGCTGATGTCAGAAAGGTCATTTATACCACCAATGCCATCGAAAGTTTGAATTCTACTTACAGAAAACTGAATCGCCAGCGAAGTGTTTTCCCAAGCGATCAGGCTTTGCTAAAGGCTCTTTACCTGGCAACATTCGAAGCAACAAAAAAA belongs to Fibrobacter sp. and includes:
- a CDS encoding IS256 family transposase; the encoded protein is MAKDKIPPHKVEMTEGKREIIKGLLSEYDIQSAEDIEEALKDLLGGTIKEMMEAEMDHHLGYEKSERSDSDDYRNGYKSKTVKSRFGKMEIEVPQDRRSTFEPQVVKKGQKNINNIDSKIISMYAKGMTTRQISDTIQDIYGFETSEGFISDVTDKILPEIEEWQNRPLEEIYPVIYIDAIHYSVRDNGVIRKLAAYVILGLTCDGHKEVLSLSVGDNESSKYWLNVLNELKNRGVKDIMVICADGLTGIKEAINAAFPKTEYQRCIVHQVRNTLKYVADKDRKPFAADLKTIYHASDEKAGAKARDRVTEKWSSKYPNAMKSWTVNWDVITPIFKFSADVRKVIYTTNAIESLNSTYRKLNRQRSVFPSDQALLKALYLATFEATKKWTLPLRDWGRVYGEMCIMYEGRLPD